The proteins below are encoded in one region of SAR324 cluster bacterium:
- the zorA gene encoding anti-phage defense ZorAB system ZorA, translated as MNTNWIQNLFLPIIEFIASNHVVEALIGIAIIIFGMFYVYPWINLRKELLRRTRELKAKQAELKTNATFLTRDQISIEGWHNTLQHLWVEFKETLHEQEVSPGVLRVRATLPAAAFFSPQSVVETWLHTDFFKHLPGILTGLGIIGTFSGLIIGLTGFHVDNPTQTTQELQGLLGWVMKAFTASFLAIACAIILTFIEKILLTRAYRYLENFTCVVDALFESGVGEEYLASLVKSSRESTDQAKHLKQGMVDDLQRIMDGVVEALRKDSEKNTYEQIREQRVQSEKMATELANAITKSIQKTFEGPLKQITKFSGDVGNSHVTGLQDLITMFMGQLQTTVGSQMGQLDSMMGQSVNSMRSMQDNFAGLLNNLGHAGQDATNSISVQLKDALSQVQATQTSMIQHMEDMLTRMSMNSTASQSELQSMTQRMVSQLDTQIQGMVRDLQTQRESLDEQGQRQIRDVMETVAVQQNRLMTDFSQRFDDLLLRVDQRNQQTWQSITEIQQESAATQDRMKVQGMESIESQNQVMQTFIGQFKQEVDRMVSSTHTAAQAMGRTAERLDVSVNQSATTLSGTVQKMSGIWGDFNKASETLLQATRQADQGYAKLLESTGNMGQTSTVLQQVAMDLHHMNQEYRQTHEQILQMTQSLQSMLETSKRDVSVNRNLLDQLENSVEKIQSFSENTQALIHATREYTTQLDDTLSSAFENFGEGVARSLQTSNQEFQKSLKEAADILSEVAAELQLAQNSSRRS; from the coding sequence ATGAATACGAATTGGATTCAGAATTTATTTTTGCCGATCATTGAGTTTATTGCCAGCAATCATGTCGTTGAAGCGCTGATTGGAATCGCAATCATCATTTTCGGAATGTTTTATGTCTATCCCTGGATCAATCTCCGAAAGGAACTTCTTCGGAGAACCAGGGAACTCAAGGCCAAACAGGCAGAACTTAAAACAAACGCGACCTTTCTGACCAGGGACCAGATTTCGATTGAAGGCTGGCATAACACCTTACAGCATTTGTGGGTTGAATTTAAGGAAACCCTGCATGAACAGGAAGTTTCTCCGGGAGTTCTGAGAGTCAGGGCTACCCTGCCAGCAGCCGCTTTTTTCTCACCCCAGTCTGTTGTCGAAACCTGGTTACACACGGATTTTTTCAAACACTTGCCGGGAATCCTCACAGGCCTTGGAATCATTGGAACTTTTTCCGGATTGATCATTGGTCTGACAGGATTTCATGTGGACAATCCCACCCAGACCACTCAGGAATTACAGGGACTCCTCGGTTGGGTCATGAAAGCCTTTACCGCTTCCTTTCTGGCCATTGCCTGTGCCATCATCCTGACATTCATTGAAAAGATTCTGCTAACCAGGGCCTATCGCTATCTGGAAAATTTTACCTGTGTGGTGGATGCACTGTTTGAATCCGGGGTAGGTGAGGAATATCTGGCTTCGCTGGTCAAGTCTTCCCGGGAAAGCACGGATCAGGCAAAGCATCTCAAACAAGGCATGGTGGACGACTTGCAACGAATTATGGATGGGGTCGTCGAGGCGCTTAGAAAAGACTCGGAAAAAAACACTTATGAACAAATCCGTGAACAACGGGTCCAATCAGAAAAAATGGCCACAGAACTGGCAAACGCGATCACAAAAAGTATTCAAAAAACGTTTGAGGGGCCGTTGAAACAGATCACCAAATTTTCAGGCGATGTCGGCAACAGTCATGTCACAGGGTTGCAGGATCTGATCACCATGTTCATGGGGCAACTGCAAACAACAGTGGGCAGTCAAATGGGGCAACTGGATTCCATGATGGGGCAATCCGTCAACTCCATGCGGTCCATGCAGGATAATTTTGCGGGATTACTCAACAATCTGGGACATGCCGGGCAGGATGCGACCAACAGCATCAGTGTGCAATTGAAAGACGCATTGTCTCAGGTTCAGGCAACTCAAACTTCAATGATACAACACATGGAAGACATGCTGACCAGGATGAGCATGAACTCTACAGCGTCCCAGTCTGAACTTCAATCCATGACCCAACGGATGGTTTCTCAACTGGATACACAGATTCAGGGAATGGTCCGGGATCTTCAGACTCAGCGGGAATCGCTTGATGAGCAAGGTCAGCGTCAAATCAGGGACGTGATGGAAACAGTGGCTGTTCAACAAAACAGGCTGATGACAGACTTCAGTCAGCGTTTTGATGATCTGCTGCTCCGTGTGGATCAGCGTAATCAACAAACCTGGCAATCCATCACGGAAATTCAGCAGGAATCCGCGGCAACTCAGGATCGAATGAAAGTACAGGGGATGGAATCCATTGAGTCACAAAATCAGGTCATGCAAACCTTTATCGGCCAATTCAAACAGGAAGTCGACCGTATGGTGAGTTCCACCCATACCGCGGCTCAGGCGATGGGCCGCACCGCTGAACGACTGGATGTTTCAGTGAATCAAAGTGCTACCACCTTATCGGGTACTGTTCAGAAAATGAGTGGAATCTGGGGCGACTTCAATAAAGCCAGTGAAACGCTGCTACAAGCCACCAGGCAGGCTGATCAGGGGTATGCAAAGCTGTTGGAATCCACTGGAAATATGGGGCAGACTTCCACCGTCTTACAGCAGGTCGCCATGGATCTGCACCACATGAATCAGGAATACCGTCAAACGCATGAGCAGATATTGCAGATGACTCAAAGTTTACAGAGCATGCTCGAAACCTCTAAACGGGATGTGAGCGTCAACAGAAACCTGCTCGATCAACTGGAAAACTCGGTTGAAAAAATCCAGTCCTTTTCAGAAAACACTCAAGCATTAATCCACGCGACCAGGGAATATACCACACAACTGGACGATACCCTTTCCTCCGCGTTTGAAAATTTCGGTGAGGGGGTTGCCCGCAGTTTGCAAACATCCAATCAGGAATTTCAAAAAAGCCTCAAGGAAGCCGCGGATATTCTCAGTGAAGTGGCCGCGGAACTGCAATTGGCCCAAAATTCCAGCAGGAGAAGTTGA